A stretch of Corvus hawaiiensis isolate bCorHaw1 chromosome 8, bCorHaw1.pri.cur, whole genome shotgun sequence DNA encodes these proteins:
- the PPRC1 gene encoding peroxisome proliferator-activated receptor gamma coactivator-related protein 1: protein MAAKPEGVPALKMAARAPGPAAKGCGPGVPRAGGAVRGPPGAVVWDGQRSRGAPGSGRAGSGGAKMAARRGGAVPAANGAGAGGAAAAAAPRGLASGGALREAPFRAGSPLQCFSIEEDDLNLTSLDAETILEAEEILGTMQNYLDSSVISIIEDLSLSESRACLDAQNELSLLTAITEILDSTDDETLSPFDTIMDAELLTSPRERENPSFQKFLTLSRPLLECESPTLEQPKTLRPLSSSSSVSVVGKTDTELAWDRAAHGLEDPMLPKKQVCSTPRVERKVGRHRAREQPLPQRSDGEEEEEEATLSLELDSSMEAVDFCVSKAGAVLEEHEDPCIINTGDVSLSELVKSMHPYCLPTFTVCLDPDTEPVAKELLSSPVLLEIVPGEGESVEIPVVLQPFTPSSHDLEPQLLAAEESTRESIPEDQGDLPGAPTQENGVEEEEEEKLPGKEPSCSTPEGTSPPETAARGASHPNSSSWHSTEAPAGGKRECSEKGRGRERARKSRKKKAEEDQSKQARPGRDCVAHWLRSTGSGQPLVQPAISRQRAACPSVQVSDFLAQQLERARKEGQMELHAERAPRPRGRPRSTAGAFLPKKVKQELQKEPAPEMVNVALEKNKTLVPLEKTAPSMEGQPAAACPSLTYQTESQEDAQPSAEQSSGVSEAASQPPEQGVGLEPAQSLPAAEPSEGLPKEAKPKALSLREYRIRMLHRQPNMGGSQEGKKEVASKWPSVPEPPTELAEIPCLVSPMRSATEADGAQKGPDKPTSPAAVPPPAGKAPTALTSAPAPTMAPPPPSTPMPFVAPNVPPAAGVAPTGMPPASAGAYALYPPVPSWPCFTPQPMGCHGLPPPPSASSSSTFHVVPGLPPPAMAWPPPPVPPPPLFGPGGPYAPVGWAPPSYWPGIPMPPPVPSLAYRDSGAAVQVTTAFPAGSHPGTALLPGQPPATPLFSCPEPPAFPVQLPTTPASDTGAAGGPARPATGRVSDPRRQARLAGESSLPKAPLTPAPTQPLPAPSAATAQPSRVPPAVPVPQAVPTQPLEEPQAATPNQVPKAPPAAICCPAEVSPAPVVESPDTHAMEKAAGPGKEAVEKALLEPKAAAGQESPGQKSTSQAVAPPLKAGRESSLPTKAPTVQPWRHQPLLSPAQRSDSSKDIVQAFISEIGIEATDLSSLLEQFEKSEAKKEETPVQPPEKRQLMGSSGPETQQDAPTQQDRKPLDGLQASELANVAGLTPPATPPHQLWKPLPAVSLLAKTKSPGSMPQEGTQKTTKLMKAKPLPSNKIQVKSMVPAPAGTAPSHVCSGDHDYCILGTPQPESSSIPGTQPPAKGGSRWNVKHHRDITIKPISSLTKRTLNQPEPIPPAPNTTMGHSQEPVGMACLAPLDYRTTIPNKATTGCSSPPTSVLLSPAASPCRDQEVRTPSAQPSHAAAKRSLRCYRRPQDSPSPSTDSWRVGRSRASRSFSSSSDGASESSSSSSSSSSRSRSRSLSPPPKRWRRYRSRCSHSSSSRSSCGSCGRSRDRSSSSSSTSSYSSRSTSRSQSRSPSPHRRSNRWRRYSYDAQDHYQRQRILQKERAIEERRVVFIGKIPSRMTRSELRHRFSVFGDIEECTLHFRSEGDNYGFVTYRYAEEAFAAIESGHKLRRPDEQPFDLCFGGRRQFCRRNYADLDSNREDFDPAPVKSKFDSLDFDTLLRQAQRSLRR from the exons ATGGCGGCGAAGCCCGAGGGTGTGCCCGCCCTCAAGATGGCTGCCCGCGCTCCCGGG CCGGCGGCGAAAGGGTGCGGTCCCGGCGTGCCGCgcgcgggcggggcggtgcgggggcCGCCGGGAGCTGTAGTGTGGGACGGGCAGCGGTCACGTGGCGCGCCTGGCAGTGGCCGCGCTGGGAGCGGAGGCGCCAAGatggcggcgcggcggggcggagCGGTGCCCGCCGCCAACGGGGCTGGGGCCGGTGGCGCTgccgccgcggccgctccgCGGGGCCTGGCGAGCGGCGGAGCCCTGCGCGAGGCGCCTTTCCGCGCCGGCAGCCCCCTGCAG TGCTTTTCCATTGAGGAGGATGACCTGAATTTAACATCGTTGGATGCAGAAACCATCTTAGAAGCTGAAGAGATCCTGGGGACAATGCAGAACTATCTCGACTCCTCTGTGATCTCCATCATTGAGGATCTTTCTCTGAGCGAG agcagggcctgcCTGGATGCACAGAACGAGCTGTCCCTGCTGACTGCCATCACAGAGATCCTGGACAGCACGGATGATGAGACCCTGTCCCCCTTTGACACCATCATGGATGCCGAGCTGCTGACCTCGCCTCGTGAGCGGGAGAATCCCTCG TTTCAGAAGTTTCTCACCTTATCCCGCCCGTTGCTGGAGTGCGAGAGCCCTACCCTGGAACAGCCTAAGACTCTCAGgcctctcagcagcagcagcagtgtctcTGTGGTTGGGAAG ACTGACACAGAACTGGCCTGGGACCGTGCTGCTCATGGCCTGGAGGACCCAATGCTGCCAAAGAAGCAAGTCTGCAGCACCCCGAGGGTGGAGCGGAAGGTGGGCCGGCACCGAGCCCGAGAGCAGCCCCTGCCTCAGCGCAGTGatggggaggaagaagaggaggaggcaaCCTTGAGCCTGGAGCTAGACAGCAGCATGGAGGCTGTGGATTTCTGTGTGAGCAaggctggggcagtgctggaggagcaTGAAGACCCCTGCATCATCAACACAGGTGATGTGTCCCTGAGTGAGCTCGTGAAGTCCATGCACCCCTACTGCCTGCCCACCTTCACTGTGTGCCTGGACCCTGACACTGAGCCTGTAGCCAAGGAACTTCTGAGCAGTCCTGTCTTGCTGGAAATTGTGCCTGGCGAGGGAGAGAGTGTGGAGATCCCTGTGGTCCTGCAGCCCTTCACTCCCAGCTCCCATGACCTggagccccagctcctggcagcagaagaGAGTACTAGAGAGTCAATCCCAGAAGATCAAGGGGACCTGCCAGGAGCTCCAACCCAGGAAAATGgggtggaagaggaggaggaggagaaactGCCTGGGAAGGAGCCTTCATGCAGTACCCCAGAGGGCACCTCCCCACCGGAGACAGCAGCACGTGGAGCCTCACATcccaacagcagctcctggcacagcacagaggccCCAGCAGGTGGAAAACGTGAATGCTCTGAGAAGGGACGGGGCCGTGAGAGAGCAAGGAAGAGTcggaaaaagaaagcagaggaggaCCAAAGCAAGCAGGCCAGGCCTGGCAGGGATTGTGTAGCCCACTGGCTCCGTTCCACTGGCTCTGGACAGCCCCTTGTCCAGCCAGCCATCAGCCGGCAGCGGGCAGCGTGTCCCTCTGTTCAGGTCTCAGActtcctggcacagcagctggaaCGAGCCCGGAAGGAGGGGCAGATGGAGCTGCATGCTGAGCGGGCACCGCGACCCCGGGGCAGGCCTCGGAGCACAGCAGGGGCCTTCCTGCCCAAGAAGGtgaagcaggagctgcagaaggagcCAGCACCAGAAATGGTGAATGTGGCCCTGGAGAAGAACAAGACTCTGGTGCCCCTGGAGAAGACTGCACCAAGCATGGAggggcagccagcagctgcatGTCCCAGCCTGACATACCAGACTGAGAGCCAGGAAGATGCACAGCCATCTGCTGAACAGAGCAGTGGGGTCTCGGAGGCTGCCTCTCAGCCCCCAGAGCAAGGTGTGGGGCTGGAGCCTGCCCAGagcctgccagcagcagagccgAGTGAGGGCCTGCCTAAGGAAGCCAAACCCAAGGCCCTAAGCCTACGGGAGTACCGCATCCGCATGCTGCACCGTCAGCCCAACATGGGTGGTAGCCAGGAAGGCAAGAAGGAAGTGGCCAGCAAGTGGCCCAGTGTCCCTGAGCCTCCGACAGAGCTGGCAGAGATCCCCTGCCTGGTGTCACCCATGCGCTCTGCCACTGAGGCAGATGGTGCTCAGAAGGGACCAGACAAAcccaccagccctgctgctgtccctcctCCTGCTGGCAAAGCTCCCACTGCTCTGACTTCAGCCCCAGCACCCACTATGGCTCCACCACCCCCATCAACGCCAATGCCTTTTGTAGCACCCAACGTGcccccagctgctggggtggcCCCCACCGGGATGCCGCCAGCCTCTGCCGGTGCTTATGCCCTTTACCCACCAGTGCCTTCCTGGCCCTGCTTCACCCCGCAGCCCATGGGCTGCCATGGTTTGCCTCCAccacccagtgccagctccTCCAGTACTTTTCACGTGGTGCCTGGCCTCCCACCTCCAGCCATGGCCTGGCCCCCTccacctgtgccacccccgCCTCTGTTTGGCCCAGGTGGCCCCTATGCCCCAGTTGGGTGGGCACCACCATCCTACTGGCCAGGAATCCCCATGCCACCTCCGGTGCCTTCCCTTGCGTACAGGGACTCCGGAGCAGCAGTGCAGGTCACGACTGCcttcccagctggcagccaccctggcacagcccttCTGCCTGGGCAGCCTCCTGCCACCCCTCTGTTCAGCTGCCCAGAGCCACCAGCCTTCCCTGTCCAGTTGCCCACTACCCCGGCCAGCGACACGGGGGCTGCAGGTGGCCCGGCCAGGCCAGCGACTGGCAGGGTGTCAGACCCCAGGAGGCAGGCACGGCTGGCAGGAGAGAGCTCTCTCCCCAAGGCCCCTCTGACTCCAGCCCCaacccagcccctgccagccccctcagctgccactgcccagcccagcagagtccctcctgcagtgccagtcccccaggctgtccccaccCAGCCTCTGGAGGAGCCCCAGGCTGCAACTCCCAACCAGGTCCCAAAGGCCCCCCCAGCTGCCATCTGCTGTCCAGCAGAGGTGTCTCCTGCCCCTGTTGTGGAGTCCCCTGACACCCACGCCATGGAGAAGGCTGCAGGGCCAGGCAAGGAGGCAGTGGAGAAAGCCCTGCTGGAGCCcaaggcagctgctgggcaggagtCGCCTGGCCAAAAATCCACCTCCCAGGCTGTGGCACCACCACTGAAAGCAGGTCGAGAGAGCAGCCTTCCCACCAAGGCACCCACTGTGCAGCCATGGAGGCACCAGCCgctcctcagcccagcccagcgcagcGACAGCAGCAAGGACATCGTGCAAGCCTTCATCAGCGAGATCG GGATTGAAGCCACTGACCTGTCCAGCCTGCTGGAGCAGTTTGAGAAGTCTGAAG CCAAGAAGGAGGAAACTCCTGTACAGCCCCCTGAGAAAAGGCAGCTGATGGGGAGCTCTGG GCCCGAGACCCAGCAAGATGCACCAACCCAGCAGGACAGGAAGCCCCTGGATGGCCTGCAGGCCTCTGAGCTGGCCAATGTGGCAG GCCTCACGCCCCCAGCGACACCTCCTCACCAGCTCTGGAAGCCTTTGCCTGCTGTTTCACTGCTGGCCAAGACCAAGTCACCTGGGTCCATGCCCCAGGAAGGGACCCAGAAGACAACCAAGCTGATGAAAGCCAAGCCACTGCCCTCAAACAAGATCCAGGTGAAGAGCATGGTACCAGcccctgctggcacagcccccagccacGTCTGCTCGGGAGACCATGACTACTGCATCCTGGGTACACCACAGCCTGAGAGCAGCAGTATCCCTGGGACGCAGCCTCCTGCCAAGGGTGGCTCCCGCTGGAATGTCAAACACCACCGAGACATCACTATCAAACCCATCTCCTCCTTAACCAAACGGACGCTGAACCAACCTGAGCCCATCCCACCAGCCCCTAACACCACCAtggggcacagccaggagcccGTGGGGATGGCCTGCCTAGCTCCCCTGGATTATCGGACTACCATCCCCAACAAGGCCACCACTGGGTGTAGCAGTCCCCCCACCTCAGTGCTCCTGTCTCCAGCTGCATCCCCCTGCCGGGATCAGGAGGTGCGGActcccagtgcccagcccagccatgCTGCTGCCAAGAGGTCCCTGCGCTGCTACCGGAGACCCCAGGACTCACCCAGCCCCTCCACTGACAGCTGGAGGGTTGGCCGGAGCCGCGCCAGCCGTTCTTTCAGCTCCAGTTCGGATGGAGCTAGCGAGTCCTCGTCTTCGTCTTCATCCTCGTCCTCCCGATCCCGGTCACGGTCGCTCTCTCCACCCCCCAAGCGGTGGCGAAG GTACCGCTCAAGATGttcccacagctcctcctctCGCTCCAGCTGTGGGTCATGTGGCAGGTCCCGGGACAGGtcctcatcctcatcatcaACATCCTCCTACTCGTCCAGGTCCACGTCTCGCAGCCAGTCCCGCTCCCCCTCACCCCACAGGAGGAGTAACAGGTGGAGAAG ATACAGTTATGATGCACAGGACCACTACCAAAGGCAGAGGATCCTCCAGAAGGAACGTGCAATA gagGAGCGGCGAGTTGTGTTCATCGGCAAGATCCCCAGCAGAATGACACGGTCGGAGCTGCGGCACCGCTTCTCTGTGTTTGGGGACATTGAGGAGTGTACCCTGCATTTCCGCTCCGAGGG GGATAACTATGGCTTTGTCACCTACCGCTATGCTGAGGAAGCCTTTGCTGCCATCGAGAGTGGACACAAGCTGCGGCGCCCAGATGAGCAGCCCTTCGACCTGTGCTTTGGTGGCCGCAGGCAGTTCTGCAGGAGAAACTATGCTGACTTGG ATTCAAACCGGGAGGATTTCGACCCAGCTCCTGTCAAGAGCAAGTTTGACTCCCTGGACTTCGACACTCTGCTGCGGCAGGCACAGCGCAGCCTGCGGAGGTAG